GATCGGGCTATTGGGGCGATCGCCCCAATATTCCTAAAATTCTTTCGCTCCCCAGCCCGGCGCCATATCCGCAGCGCGCAGGATGAAAGCAGCGAGGTTGGCCACCTGATCATCCGAGAGCCAGCTAGGCGGTACCTCGCGGCAAAGATACGCCGCCTCTGTCCCGTCATAGCTCAGGGGCTCTCGCATAAAATCCACCAGCGCCTGAACGTGGTTGCGGGGTGGGGTAGCCCCGGCGAGATCTGCTAGGGACAGCGAAATTCGCGGATCCGGCAGCGTAGAGCCACCAACATGGCAGTTTAAGCAGTTGTTTTCAAACAGTCGCTTGCCCTCAGAAATCTCTTCGGCAGAAAAATCCCGAGTGTTGCCCTGCCCATCTATCACAATCGGCACAGGCTCTTGGACCTTGAGGAACCTCACCACATAGGTGTCTAGATCCCCTGCCTGAGCAGCCCCTCCTATGGTCCAAACGCTAACAATGACTAATAGTCCGAAGCAAAAGCGATGCAGAAGCGCAAGCAGAGGAGCCATGGAGAAAATCTAGGCAAAAGTTGACGACGAAAGAACAGACGAGATAACGATAGGTCGTTAAACAGGTGGGCGCACAGCAGTCACTGGGCACTGGAACCGCTTGAAAGCTCCAGATCGATAAAAAGGACAGCTGAGTCTGAATTTTGGGAGAGTGCTTCGCCAGCTATGGGAAGAACCGCCCTAAAAATATGAGTAATCCTGATTGATAGGATTTTCTAAATAATAAGGCGAAATATGATAAACGGTGGCTTCAGGCGGGCGATCGCCCTTGATGAAGACAGGGCAGCAGTCTAGAAGGATTCATCGATGGCAGAGACCGATCCGCGATCGCCAGTCCAAAGAACCAAAAGTTCGCCAACCAGCAAAACAGAAACGCAGCGATCGCCCCCTGTCATCGATGAATCACCCAATACCACAGGTGTCTTAGTAGTAGATCTTACCGCCGCCCCAGCGATCGCCCAAAATGCGGGGCTGAGTCAGAACGTGACCAGCGATCGCCACTAGATCATCCTCCGTCAGGTTACGCATCTTGGGGAAGATGTCCGTGCTCTTGGTGCTCGGATGCAGCTCAGCAATTTCAGTGAAGCCGTCGTAGGTGGTGGGATTGTGCATGTAGTCCACCAGACCTTCGATGCTGTCACGAGGCGGAGTTGCCCGTGCCAACGTCTCAGTTCTCAGGTCAACGTTGGGATCGGTTTTTGTAATACCGCCGAGGTGGCACTGACCGCAGGCGTAGTTAAACAGGCGCTTGCCTTCTTGCACCTGCTTCAGGCTCAGGGTGATGGTCTCGCCCTGATCATTCAGGGGAACAGTCCGAGTAGCCGCATCGATGTCGGCTGCGGCGGCCCCTCCCACCATCCACTGAAAGGTGAAAAATACAGTGGCCACAGCGAGCCAAATGTATCTTTTAAGCATGGTTCTCCTTAAAAACGTGGCTCAGTTATCGGTTGCTCAACACAACAAGGGCATTCAATTCACTCAATCTCCCAGGTCTTTGACTCGCAACTTCGAACCAAAGACGAGGTCATCAAAACTCCGCTGGCGGCGTTGGCGGTTCCTCAAGAACCGTTACTTCGGCAATAATTGCCTTGGCATCCTCCAGGGCGAGCCGAGTTTGGGCGTTTCGATAGGAAATCCCCAGGCGATCGCACAAAGACAGCACCG
This genomic stretch from Geitlerinema sp. PCC 7407 harbors:
- the psbV2 gene encoding photosystem II cytochrome PsbV2, which encodes MAPLLALLHRFCFGLLVIVSVWTIGGAAQAGDLDTYVVRFLKVQEPVPIVIDGQGNTRDFSAEEISEGKRLFENNCLNCHVGGSTLPDPRISLSLADLAGATPPRNHVQALVDFMREPLSYDGTEAAYLCREVPPSWLSDDQVANLAAFILRAADMAPGWGAKEF
- the psbV gene encoding photosystem II cytochrome c-550, translated to MLKRYIWLAVATVFFTFQWMVGGAAAADIDAATRTVPLNDQGETITLSLKQVQEGKRLFNYACGQCHLGGITKTDPNVDLRTETLARATPPRDSIEGLVDYMHNPTTYDGFTEIAELHPSTKSTDIFPKMRNLTEDDLVAIAGHVLTQPRILGDRWGGGKIYY
- a CDS encoding translation initiation factor IF-2 — protein: MGFADLSILDIAEDYNLSVEAVLSLCDRLGISYRNAQTRLALEDAKAIIAEVTVLEEPPTPPAEF